From the Cervus elaphus chromosome 20, mCerEla1.1, whole genome shotgun sequence genome, one window contains:
- the LOC122676717 gene encoding uncharacterized protein LOC122676717 isoform X1: MGPCSEDPHLCGPSRLLGFTSFLLSVCSTGVKSSGAHGSGVQDSGAHVSLQGIQGGSVFFHLTKNQEADPEEVSWGFGPESNYRVLLRVSHGADTPTWVSLQDKYQHRVHVPSVTSLRIENLTREDSGEYRARVSFTGGRELTQVFLLTVYGTVPLPEIEVKSASITPGWCNVTLECRAPGATEDLKVTWEIKGLPRELEQRVTSELPSNSWHLTLNLPLSQPAASLTCVVSNQVDQKTATLDLGKVCVSDSPRNSSAKTLPGIIGAVVIMLLILIIGLFLWKTYKKKRKMKTGRGVEFQGDPGDNDGGIQYAELSRQGSGEVTHKGVGKQHLEEKETSTVYSEVYKPERETMKIT; the protein is encoded by the exons ATGGGGCCCTGCTCAGAAGACCCCCACCTCTGcgggccctccaggctcctgggaTTCACCAGCTTCCTCCTCA GTGTCTGCAGCACTGGAGTCAAGAGTTCTGGAGCACATGGTTCTGGAGTTCAGGATTCTGGAGCCCATGTTTCCCTGCAGGGGATTCAAGGAGGTTCTGTGTTTTTTCATCTGACCAAGAATCAAGAAGCTGACCCAGAGGAGGTCTCATGGGGCTTTGGCCCTGAGTCAAACTACAGAGTCCTGCTGCGAGTCAGCCATGGGGCAGACACCCCAACCTGGGTCAGCCTCCAGGACAAGTACCAGCACAGGGTCCATGTGCCCAGTGTGACATCCCTGAGGATTGAGAACCTGACCCGAGAGGACAGTGGGGAGTACCGGGCTCGAGTTAGCTTCACTGGAGGAAGAGAACTTACCCAGGTTTTCCTCCTCACTGTCTACG GAACTGTACCCCTTCCTGAGATCGAAGTCAAGTCAGCATCCATCACACCAGGCTGGTGCAATGTCACTCTGGAGTGCAGAGCCCCAGGGGCTACAGAGGACCTGAAGGTGACCTGGGAGATCAAGGGCCTTCCCAGGGAGCTGGAGCAGAGAGTGACATCAGAACTACCCTCCAACTCCTGGCACCTGACTCTGAACCTGCCTCTGAGCCAGCCCGCTGCCAGCTTGACCTGTGTGGTCAGCAACCAGGTGGACCAGAAAACTGCCACCTTAGACCTCGGGAAAGTCTGTGTCTCTG ATTCACCTAGAAACAGCAGTGCTAAGACCCTGCCAGGCATCATAGGGGCTGTTGTGATTATGCTGTTGATCCTCATAATTGGACTGTTCCTTTGGAAGACCTataagaagaagaggaagatgaagaCTGGAAGAG GTGTAGAATTTCAGGGTGACCCTGGGGACAATGATGGTGGCATCCAGTATGCAGAGCTGAGCCGGCAGGGGTCTGGAGAGGTCACACACAAG GGTGTTGGTAAACAACATTTAGAAGAAAAGGAGACTAGTACTGTCTACAGTGAGGTCTACAAGCCAGAAAGGGAGACCATGAAGATAACTTAA
- the LOC122676717 gene encoding uncharacterized protein LOC122676717 isoform X2: MQQSSFWKHRVNSGVCSTGVKSSGAHGSGVQDSGAHVSLQGIQGGSVFFHLTKNQEADPEEVSWGFGPESNYRVLLRVSHGADTPTWVSLQDKYQHRVHVPSVTSLRIENLTREDSGEYRARVSFTGGRELTQVFLLTVYGTVPLPEIEVKSASITPGWCNVTLECRAPGATEDLKVTWEIKGLPRELEQRVTSELPSNSWHLTLNLPLSQPAASLTCVVSNQVDQKTATLDLGKVCVSDSPRNSSAKTLPGIIGAVVIMLLILIIGLFLWKTYKKKRKMKTGRGVEFQGDPGDNDGGIQYAELSRQGSGEVTHKGVGKQHLEEKETSTVYSEVYKPERETMKIT; this comes from the exons ATGCAGCAGAGCAGTTTCTGGAAGCACAGAGTGAACTCAG GTGTCTGCAGCACTGGAGTCAAGAGTTCTGGAGCACATGGTTCTGGAGTTCAGGATTCTGGAGCCCATGTTTCCCTGCAGGGGATTCAAGGAGGTTCTGTGTTTTTTCATCTGACCAAGAATCAAGAAGCTGACCCAGAGGAGGTCTCATGGGGCTTTGGCCCTGAGTCAAACTACAGAGTCCTGCTGCGAGTCAGCCATGGGGCAGACACCCCAACCTGGGTCAGCCTCCAGGACAAGTACCAGCACAGGGTCCATGTGCCCAGTGTGACATCCCTGAGGATTGAGAACCTGACCCGAGAGGACAGTGGGGAGTACCGGGCTCGAGTTAGCTTCACTGGAGGAAGAGAACTTACCCAGGTTTTCCTCCTCACTGTCTACG GAACTGTACCCCTTCCTGAGATCGAAGTCAAGTCAGCATCCATCACACCAGGCTGGTGCAATGTCACTCTGGAGTGCAGAGCCCCAGGGGCTACAGAGGACCTGAAGGTGACCTGGGAGATCAAGGGCCTTCCCAGGGAGCTGGAGCAGAGAGTGACATCAGAACTACCCTCCAACTCCTGGCACCTGACTCTGAACCTGCCTCTGAGCCAGCCCGCTGCCAGCTTGACCTGTGTGGTCAGCAACCAGGTGGACCAGAAAACTGCCACCTTAGACCTCGGGAAAGTCTGTGTCTCTG ATTCACCTAGAAACAGCAGTGCTAAGACCCTGCCAGGCATCATAGGGGCTGTTGTGATTATGCTGTTGATCCTCATAATTGGACTGTTCCTTTGGAAGACCTataagaagaagaggaagatgaagaCTGGAAGAG GTGTAGAATTTCAGGGTGACCCTGGGGACAATGATGGTGGCATCCAGTATGCAGAGCTGAGCCGGCAGGGGTCTGGAGAGGTCACACACAAG GGTGTTGGTAAACAACATTTAGAAGAAAAGGAGACTAGTACTGTCTACAGTGAGGTCTACAAGCCAGAAAGGGAGACCATGAAGATAACTTAA
- the LOC122676717 gene encoding uncharacterized protein LOC122676717 isoform X3, which translates to MGPCSEDPHLCGPSRLLGFTSFLLSVCSTGVKSSGAHGSGVQDSGAHVSLQGIQGGSVFFHLTKNQEADPEEVSWGFGPESNYRVLLRVSHGADTPTWVSLQDKYQHRVHVPSVTSLRIENLTREDSGEYRARVSFTGGRELTQVFLLTVYGTVPLPEIEVKSASITPGWCNVTLECRAPGATEDLKVTWEIKGLPRELEQRVTSELPSNSWHLTLNLPLSQPAASLTCVVSNQVDQKTATLDLGKVCVSDSPRNSSAKTLPGIIGAVVIMLLILIIGLFLWKTYKKKRKMKTGRGCW; encoded by the exons ATGGGGCCCTGCTCAGAAGACCCCCACCTCTGcgggccctccaggctcctgggaTTCACCAGCTTCCTCCTCA GTGTCTGCAGCACTGGAGTCAAGAGTTCTGGAGCACATGGTTCTGGAGTTCAGGATTCTGGAGCCCATGTTTCCCTGCAGGGGATTCAAGGAGGTTCTGTGTTTTTTCATCTGACCAAGAATCAAGAAGCTGACCCAGAGGAGGTCTCATGGGGCTTTGGCCCTGAGTCAAACTACAGAGTCCTGCTGCGAGTCAGCCATGGGGCAGACACCCCAACCTGGGTCAGCCTCCAGGACAAGTACCAGCACAGGGTCCATGTGCCCAGTGTGACATCCCTGAGGATTGAGAACCTGACCCGAGAGGACAGTGGGGAGTACCGGGCTCGAGTTAGCTTCACTGGAGGAAGAGAACTTACCCAGGTTTTCCTCCTCACTGTCTACG GAACTGTACCCCTTCCTGAGATCGAAGTCAAGTCAGCATCCATCACACCAGGCTGGTGCAATGTCACTCTGGAGTGCAGAGCCCCAGGGGCTACAGAGGACCTGAAGGTGACCTGGGAGATCAAGGGCCTTCCCAGGGAGCTGGAGCAGAGAGTGACATCAGAACTACCCTCCAACTCCTGGCACCTGACTCTGAACCTGCCTCTGAGCCAGCCCGCTGCCAGCTTGACCTGTGTGGTCAGCAACCAGGTGGACCAGAAAACTGCCACCTTAGACCTCGGGAAAGTCTGTGTCTCTG ATTCACCTAGAAACAGCAGTGCTAAGACCCTGCCAGGCATCATAGGGGCTGTTGTGATTATGCTGTTGATCCTCATAATTGGACTGTTCCTTTGGAAGACCTataagaagaagaggaagatgaagaCTGGAAGAG GGTGTTGGTAA